Proteins from a genomic interval of Rhipicephalus microplus isolate Deutch F79 chromosome 6, USDA_Rmic, whole genome shotgun sequence:
- the LOC119168676 gene encoding neprilysin-11 produces the protein MKRKKVVTCVTEDCVAFGQELSAAINKAADPCHDFHAYVCGTWDDPNRQVSTEDQMRTAALNMAIREVREDKSHVGRAAQFFESCNRAATDTMENLRLFTELRASLGLTWPEHSTPDVKHPLDIMVDLALNWQMNFLFDITTTFVRGSPTLLVLRGRLDAVWEQDLRNPRTPEQYDIYLSDYFEILGVRRSRIHIKTADLVQIQNSIVEAKIDFLYDTPQQDWLRVGDLDDKTPTFSTGSWLNALAKHDKQFNWTRDSPVIVEDIKILETTARLLKNLTRENFVVALSWIFIQTHLWAVVGTPSLRFRGSSSEVQTMKEHGCMTYVESLLGLSIVAKLMSDRYGYLESRHHAVSFLGRMNENIKSLVNNLPWMDESSKQMAYSKLDRMNRVVMPHNSFFVRKEREALYSVFPDMKGRTFMTNLLGASRVYQRLRNHERFQDVYSVRTFPRFGRAFYLYSPNSMTLAIGDLNPPLFYYNATLAIRYGALGSIAGQQIAKTLDETGVTIDVDGVRGAWLKPAAAAVHAEKSDCDVRTTTDRSKWRPLRVFPAVAGLEVAYASFSAAVTRDYLAVEDFRILHLEQFTDKQIFFLAFCYSQCSKRPQTRGDECNVPAKNSHLFAEAFHCSSKSPMNPPEKCQFFEPS, from the coding sequence ATGAAGCGCAAAAAAGTGGTGACGTGCGTGACCGAGGACTGCGTCGCCTTTGGCCAAGAACTGAGCGCAGCCATCAACAAGGCGGCCGACCCGTGCCACGACTTCCACGCGTACGTCTGTGGCACATGGGACGACCCCAATCGTCAGGTGTCCACCGAGGACCAAATGAGAACCGCAGCCTTGAATATGGCGATCAGGGAGGTAAGAGAGGACAAATCGCATGTCGGGAGAGCGGCGCAGTTCTTTGAGAGTTGCAACAGGGCCGCTACTGATACCATGGAGAACCTGAGGCTGTTCACGGAGCTCCGCGCATCTCTCGGGCTGACCTGGCCCGAGCACAGTACACCAGATGTGAAGCATCCGCTGGACATCATGGTCGACTTGGCGCTGAACTGGCAGATGAACTTCCTGTTCGATATAACCACCACCTTCGTTCGAGGATCTCCAACGCTGCTCGTCCTACGAGGTCGTCTGGACGCTGTTTGGGAGCAGGACCTGCGTAACCCTAGGACGCCCGAGCAGTACGACATTTACTTGAGCGATTACTTTGAAATACTCGGTGTACGCCGTTCCCGAATCCACATCAAAACGGCCGATCTGGTCCAAATTCAAAATAGCATCGTCGAAGCCAAGATCGACTTCCTCTACGACACTCCTCAACAAGACTGGTTACGTGTAGGCGACCTCGACGATAAGACGCCGACGTTCTCGACAGGCTCCTGGCTAAACGCCCTCGCTAAGCATGACAAACAGTTCAACTGGACCCGCGACAGCCCTGTGATCGTCGAGGACATCAAGATACTAGAAACCACGGCAAGATTGCTGAAGAATTTGACTCGTGAAAACTTCGTCGTAGCGTTGTCGTGGATATTCATTCAGACCCACCTCTGGGCTGTCGTCGGTACACCATCGCTAAGATTTCGTGGCTCATCCTCGGAAGTGCAAACCATGAAGGAGCACGGCTGCATGACGTACGTCGAATCCCTTCTCGGTCTGTCCATCGTGGCCAAACTGATGAGTGATCGCTACGGTTACCTCGAGAGCCGGCACCATGCTGTCAGCTTTCTGGGCAGGATGAACGAGAACATCAAGAGTCTAGTCAACAACCTTCCATGGATGGACGAATCCAGCAAGCAGATGGCGTATTCAAAGCTGGACAGAATGAACCGCGTCGTCATGCCACATAACAGCTTTTTCGTTCGAAAGGAACGCGAGGCACTGTACAGCGTGTTTCCGGACATGAAGGGCAGGACCTTTATGACGAACCTGTTGGGTGCTTCAAGAGTTTACCAGCGCCTCCGCAACCACGAACGCTTTCAGGACGTGTACAGCGTTCGCACGTTTCCACGTTTCGGCCGGGCGTTTTATTTGTACTCGCCCAACTCAATGACATTGGCGATCGGCGACCTGAACCCACCGCTCTTCTATTACAACGCCACGTTGGCCATCAGGTACGGTGCACTGGGCTCAATAGCGGGGCAACAGATTGCCAAGACGTTAGACGAAACAGGCGTCACGATAGACGTCGATGGCGTGCGCGGAGCATGGCTGAAGCCCGCTGCCGCCGCAGTGCATGCCGAGAAGTCCGACTGCGACGTCCGCACTACGACCGATCGCTCCAAGTGGCGTCCGCTGCGAGTGTTTCCCGCCGTGGCTGGCCTGGAGGTCGCTTACGCGAGCTTTAGTGCGGCCGTGACGAGGGACTACCTCGCCGTAGAAGACTTCCGGATTCTTCACCTCGAGCAGTTCACGGACAAGCAGATATTTTTCCTCGCGTTCTGCTATTCGCAGTGCTCGAAGCGACCGCAGACGAGAGGCGACGAGTGCAATGTACCGGCCAAGAATTCGCACCTTTTCGCAGAAGCATTCCACTGCTCCTCGAAGAGCCCCATGAATCCACCTGAGAAGTGCCAGTTTTTTGAACCGTCATGA